One genomic window of Branchiostoma floridae strain S238N-H82 chromosome 4, Bfl_VNyyK, whole genome shotgun sequence includes the following:
- the LOC118414227 gene encoding uncharacterized protein LOC118414227 isoform X6: MLLTDEKLQADDAKVQHERELSQAHADLEMAICDLQEEKNRSAQKHILIDDLKAQVAILKTGGSRFSSRYEARAHISPEEAEAMAYRIAELEVVLEEQRNEHTKLTAQLQQSKEKSLPAYTEQQDHSFLPECFLARSASPIDEEEMLPADKEHKEDSFLPECFLAHCPSSIDEEEMLPADNEHKEDSFLPECFLAHCPSPIDEEEMLPADMEHKEDSFLPECFLARCPSPMDDDEENLTSDMNMDIAPLMEELLINSSSLLRADSVSALEQESQDILCLSELLSSTSAVSLTSLCNGSQEKSQDTKMVKSQASVNKETCSGLLQSMLQEAHQILSLSAKLATPSPHHDKTGPIKVQLGQVVKTELPTEATYRTTVEPCQGSCCYTTTYISSNKDITVYQQL, translated from the exons GGCCATCTGTGACCTACAGGAGGAAAAAAACAG GAGTGCCCAGAAGCACATCCTGATAGATGACTTGAAGGCACAGGTTGCCATTCTAAAGACAGGAGGGTCCCG TTTCAGCAGTAGATATGAGGCCAGAGCCCACATCTCACCTGAAGAGGCAGAAGCGATGGCATACAGGATCGCAGAGCTGGAGGTCGTGTTAGAGGAACAGAGAAA TGAACACACCAAGCTAACAGCCCAGTTACAACAGTCTAAGGAAAAGAGTCTGCCAGCTTACACAGAACAACAAGACCACTCgttcctgcctgagtgcttcctggcccGCAGCGCCTCGCCCATTGATgaggaagagatgctgccagCAGACAAGGAAcacaaagaggactctttcctgcctgagtgcttcctggcccACTGCCCCTCATCCATTGATgaggaagagatgctgccagCAGACAATGAAcacaaagaggactctttcctgcctgagtgcttcctggcccACTGCCCCTCACCCATTGATgaggaagagatgctgccagcagacatggaacacaaagaggactctttcctgcctgagtgcttcctaGCCCGCTGCCCTTCACCcatggatgatgatgaggagaaCCTGACCTCTGATATGAACATGGACATTGCTCCCCTCATGGAAGAACTGCTCATCAACTCCAGCTCTCTCCTGCGAGCAGATTCAGTGTCAGCCTTGGAGCAGGAGTCGCAGGACATTTTGTGTCTATCTGAGCTGCTGAGTTCAACATCTGCTGTGAGCTTGACATCATTGTGCAATGGAAGTCAGGAAAAGTCTCAAGACACCAAAATGGTAAAGTCGCAAGCTTCAGTGAACAAAGAGACGTGCAGTGGACTTCTTCAGTCTATGCTGCAAGAGGCACATCAAATCTTGTCTCtgagtgcaaagttggccacaCCGTCACCTCACCATGACAAGACAGGGCCAATCAAAGTGCAGCTTGGTCAGGTTGTGAAGACAGAGCTTCCCACAGAGGCGACCTACAGGACAACAGTGGAGCCTTGCCAGGGGTCATGTTGTTACACAACCACTTACATCAGCAGCAACAAGGACATTACTGTCTACCAGCAGCTGTGA
- the LOC118413633 gene encoding uncharacterized protein LOC118413633, producing MTTVSKEVRSVERYMKQSQGGEAATSFSHSLRRNTVTVQETLYALNKLFLKKKEDGSPFNREAADLLELAQEQAEAAEDDLVRTSFHNAELQMLLTDEKLQADDAKVQHERELSQAHEDLEMAIYDLQEEKNRSAQKHILIDDLKAQVAILKTGGSRFSSRYEARAHISPEEAEAMAFRIAELEVLLEEQRK from the exons ATGACGACTGTGTCAAAGGAAGTGAGAAGTGTTGAGCGGTACATGAAG CAGAGTCAGGGAGGAGAAGCAGCAACCTCCTTTAGCCA CAGTCTAAGGAGAAATACTGTCACAGTCCAGGAGACCCTGTATGCCCTTAACAA ATTGTTTCTCAAGAAAAAAGAAGACGGATCCCCATTTAACAG GGAGGCTGCAGACCTTCTAGAGTTGGCTCAAGA GCAAGCTGAAGCTGCTGAGGATGACCTGGTCAGGACGTCCTTCCATAATGCAGAACTGCAGATGCTGCTAACTGATGAGAAGCT ACAAGCAGATGATGCAAAGGTCCAACACGAAAG GGAGCTCTCTCAGGCCCATGAAGACCTAGAAAT GGCCATCTATGACCTACAGGAGGAAAAAAACAG GAGTGCCCAGAAGCACATCCTGATAGATGACTTGAAGGCACAGGTTGCCATTCTAAAGACAGGAGGGTCCCG TTTCAGCAGTAGATATGAGGCCAGAGCCCACATCTCACCTGAAGAGGCAGAAGCGATGGCATTCAGAATCGCAGAGCTGGAGGTACTGCTAGAGGAACAGAGGAAGTAA